Within Scomber japonicus isolate fScoJap1 chromosome 18, fScoJap1.pri, whole genome shotgun sequence, the genomic segment CTGTCCAATGTCTGTGTTCTTTTGCCCAtcttaatctttttattttattggccAGTCTCAGATATGGCTTTTTCTTTGCCACTCTGCCCTGAAGCCCAGAATCCCGCAGCCGCCTCTTCACTGTAGATGTTGACACTGGTGTTTTGCAGGTACTATTTAATGAAGATGCCAGTTGGGGACCTGTGAGGCGTCTGTTTCTCAAACTAGAGACTCTAATGTACTTATCTTCTTGCTCAGTTGTGCAACGTGGCCTCCCACTTCTTTTTCTACTCTAGTTAGAGCCTGTTTGTGCTGTCCTCTGAAGGGAGTAGTACACACCGTTGTAGGAAATCTTCAATTTCTTAGCAATTTCTCGCATGGAATAGCCTTCATTTCTAAGAACAAGAATAGACTGTCGAGTTTCAGATGAAAGTTCTCTTTTTCTGGCCATTTTGAGCGTTTAATTGACCCCACAAATGTGATGCTCCAGAAACTCAATCTGCTCAAAGGAAGGTCAGTTTTGTAGCTTCTGTAACGAGCTAAACTGTTTTTAGATGTGTGAACATGATTGCACAAGGGTTTTCTAATCATCAATTAGCCTTCTGAGCCAATGAGCAAACACATTGTACCATTAGAACACTGGAGTGATAGTTGCTGGAAATGGGCCTTTATACACCTATGTAGATATTGCACCAAAAACCAGACATTTGCAGCTAGAATAGTCATTTACCACATTAGCAATGTATAGAGTGTATTTCTTTAAAGTTAAGACTAGTTTAAAGTTATATTCATTGAAAAGTACAGTGCTTTTCCTTCAAAAATAAGAACATTTCAATGTGACCCCAAACTTTTGAACGGTAGTGTAGTTTCTGGAAATGATgatcaataggcctcatttaaatgaaactaaaccTCATTTCCACATTTCAGCTACACAGATAAACTGGCCCTGACTTCTCATATGGGATTAATCATTAGTAAAACTTCCAGACTtccagtaacacacacacacaatgtgagTTTATCTATTGTGTTTTAGTTTCTACTGAGAGCTGCTTTCACTGTGACATCAGTGTAAATTGCCTGCAAACAGGAAAATAACCTGTTTTTTGTCAACAAGTTTGTAACCATTGTCAACACAGTGACTCACAATCAGTCAATGCTGAGTGAGTTTCACTGATTGTAAACAAGATGAATTAAAACTGCAGACATTACTCTATCAAAACTATATGCATTAGTGTTtgtagaaaatatatatttaaaagtttaaagttgCAGATTTAATGTAATAGTAGTGGTAATGGTGGTTTTAAGACCCTCGCCCCCCTTCTTTAGCTTCTTCTattaaaccaaacaaacaaacaaacaactgatGGTTCTTGATTGTATCTGTAAGGGAAATCTGAAACAAGACACTGACATAAAGTATTATAATCATATAAACCATAAAACTCTTCtgtaaacaaactaaaacagaaAGCTAACTTAGCCACTGTTagccacaaaaaaacaagagagacGCCATGACACAAgcgagcagctgcagaaagcaACTAGCTATGAAACTGCAGACTGGAGTTTAATCTAACTCTGTTTTGTTATCTTCATTTTAAGCACAAACCCGTCATATTTAGGGTATTTAACTTACTTGATTTAccgcatcatcatcatcatcgccaaGCAACTCTTCTTCCGGGATGGACTGTCAAAGAAGAAGAGTCGCAGCAAGATGAATCCCTGCCGAGGAGGTTTTGGTTTGTATGGAAGATCATTAACGCCAATAGGATGATAAAAGCTCCTTTAAGTCAATAAAATGAGAAACTCTCATTATTTCGAGATAATAAGTCATTATTATAGACTTATTACCTCAAAATAGTAActtatgacttagtatctcaaaaataatgagatactatCTCAAAATGATTACTTCTTATCTCGAAATGATGAGGTAGCAAAAATGACTTAgtaactcaaaaaaaaaaagacttaaaataaataataacatatctcaaaataatgagaaccTATCtaagaaaatgattaaaaactatGAGATACTATTTCAAAAtgatgacttagtatctcaacaTAATGACTTAGtaattcaaaataatgagaaacaaagtcaTAAGATAAGTCATTGTTTTGAGTTACTTTCTCATAatgacatatattttttttgttctcgTTTGCTGTTTCATACGTGTGAAACATAATGTTTTGCTTTGAAAGTGCTCACCAGAAGCATTAGTATGTATTgttaatatttgattaaaaaaaaccaacctcatttaaattgtgtttgatttaatttgagGTCTACATTAAATTGTTATTGTATACATTTCCATTTATATTCTTTCATTACTGTTTTTGGTTTGAGACAACCTaatgttttactgtaacacaCCAGGGGAGGGCAGCCTTTAAACACTTCCATAGCAACCATTAACACATTATACATAAATATGTTCATACAGTGGTTGAAGAAGTACTCACAtccagtatgtagtattacagtaaaagtacagaagtattatgagtgtagtatgcagtattacagtaaaagtacataagtattgtgagtgatgtactatgtagtagtaaaagtagtgTTTTGGTCCccccaaagggtcagcagataaatatgaggggtggtgagatgattaatgggaggggaaagaagaaaaaacaaaattctgatacacaaatgtgtttttttactttttctctaatcgttgatttttggtgaaatattggatcatttgaacatttattgaaatgaaaccatgtgagaagtttaaagGGAAATCACTATTtgatggagctgttaacaactcatagacatctgaaatgtgagcccgaCTACACATTGATTTTTGTAAGAcgttaaaaaacaaaagggttagggttgtttaatctttaacaatgtgttattttaaaagcttgttatattatccattgtgtcaaatcttcatctgaagagtaactaaagctgtcagataaatatagtggagtggaagtataaagtagcatgaaatggaaatactcaagtgaaGAACAAGTAGGCCTACTTCAAAATTGTGCTAaatttagtatttttcatttataagcAGTCAGTGATCAACACCACAAGGAGCAGAGGCAGATGTGCCAAACTCATAATAGCGTTTCCGGTCAggacttttaaaataaaactcaggTGTAGATGTGAAGTGTGATAACAGGAAGACTGAATATTGAACTTCAGACTAGTAAACACAGTGATGATAATGTTAAAGCCAAAAAAGTCTTCAAAACAACACGGTAAAGTTCACGTGACCACCGCGAAATCAGTCAAACAATTCAAGATAGTTAGCTGTGATGTACTTCCGGTTTCGCTTTTTTGTGTTAGTATGGGATTTAAAGCTTGAAAATAAGTTAACTGTATCATAAAGCAGCCCTATAATTCACTACATTTCATCTGTGCACTATAAAAGTTTTTAATCAGTCAAAAGAAAAATGCTTATGAATAATATAATGAATTAGTACTACTTTATACAATTATGTTGGGagtttttgttgttcttgttaGATAAGTTGCATTAATATAGGGTTAGGCGTAGTGACTATGtgtaaagagaaaaagaataatCCACATTTTGGTGACAAAATTTAAACTAGAGCTCCAATATTGTCTTATCACAGATATGTATCAGCTTATATGTtgttatattctattttttagggttatataaataacattttatgtatatttgatcctttttcttaatccAAAGCCTATGTAATACATATGTCCTTTTTGTTctatgtggggttttttttatagttaattataattattaagtCCCCATGTTACTTtaaacaataaagtttatttcttAGAAGTGTTTGAtcaccacatttgagggatcattgcaaaaaaaagtatgtttatgtatatatattctaCATTCAACATTATGGGTTGATATATCAATATTGgaatttttttactccctaacATTAGCATCaaccccaaaaatccagtatgggtCGGGCCCTAATCTTAACAGACCCTGTTTTGTGATAATAGAAATTGTTTTAACCAGAAAGCTTTTTATCAAATATGACATGAgaacatttcattatttcatgagttattatctgtttaaaaaatacaccaaaaatcCTCTGTTGAGCCATAATACATTTTGGTATCCAGCAGAAGATTTAGTGTTTGTATTTTATGGAGGATGGTGACTGGAAAGATAAatgagaaacaataaaaaatagacACTCCGATAAATTCAGATTTCACACAGACCACAGATGAGGCTACAGatgaaaggagggggaaagtatttatttttatattatattgatgttcactttaaaacaaccacatcACATTTAGAAACAagagaatggaaaaaaaataaaagtaaagtaaagacaGATAAGAATAAGAGTTCGTACATGTCTTCTTTCCATGGTTGTTTtcttttgacccaggaggagaggggaggtggACAGAGAGCGGAGGAGGGAGGACAGCGTCGGCAACAGAGCCTCAGcacacacaacctgctcacCCAGTCATCCAACAATTCAAGCAGgtcagaggttaaaaaaaaagaagctccacacagtttattttatatacagacgGCAGCCCAGATGATAGATTTATTCATCCTGTGGCACAACTGGGAACCTTCTTGCAACATCAGATCCTGGATCTTCATTTAAATTGGAAGTTAGATTCGGCAAAGGCTGACAATTTGAGAAGCAAGacagtaaaaacatttaaaatagtcATCGACTTGTCATCCaccaacagagagagacaaagtgaACATCTAAACTGTCATAAAAAGACTGACAAAAGTTTGTACAGTGATCATTTTGCTCAAATGTCAGTCAAAAACTGAGCATGAAGCCTGGTTTTAGGCTCCTGGTGCTGAATGCTACTTATAGGTTGTTTTTAGTATGGTTGTATACAGACAGTAGAAACATCAGCTGAGCTACTCACACACTGAGCATTAGCTTAGAAAAATAGCTCTCACAACAGATCCGTGACATACAAGTCATGAGTGAACAATTAAAAAGATGATGATAGAAAAGTGTTAACATACAAAAGGGAGCCTGCGAACACTCAGGAAGAAGTCCAAAGCATTTGGAAAAGATTTGAAATTGAATTACTGATTCCGGAAATCCGGTTCACGTTGAATCAAAAGTGTGATGCATCGTGGCAATAGCTGGATAATTTGAGAAAATTAGAGGTAGCTTCACCctttaaagatttatttgaaAAATACTCAAATGAGGAAAAGTCCTGATTTAAATGCAATAATTgtacacatacactcactgtGCACACTCGTTAGATAAACCTTTTGGGGCTTCTTAAAGTGATACTCCCTAAATAATTTGGTATCCATCTATTTAGTATAGGCTAATTGACCTTGGACTGACTCAAAAGTACTTCTAAATATATAGATGGGCAGAAAGTGGATAATATAATGCAGCAATGGTTTGAAATGTTCCCACAGGCATTTTAAAACTCTTTTAGACCTTGAAAATGAGTCACTGATGAAATTTATTGTCActaactttaaattaaagtttCTCATGAACTTAAAAAAGGTAGATTTTGGCTGGAATATCGCTTtaaacttccttctttctgccacaAGATGGCagtaaaagcacatttaattaaaggaacacacatttaaaaatatgctgCGAATCAGAGCGATGCAGGCCGTGGTTTCAAGATGAAGTGGAACACCGACCGCAACACAGATTTAAAGACTttcaagtacttttaaaaaggGACATATGAGAGACAAtcctttgttaaaaaaatgtaccCAAGAACATTTGAATGCATGTGAGATTTTGTGTTAGTTGTAGTAATCATTACCCTCTTTAAAAGGAACATTTAGTTCTGTGCAGAAGCATTAAGGTAGAAGGAGGACTGGTCTTTCAGGGTATTTGGTCATGCTGACCTTGTCCTCTCCACACTCATTATAAAGAAGGGGACATTAGGGCCAAAGTGGCGACTGTAGTCTGCTCTGTAAGTACATCATTCCTCACCCCCTCATAAGGAGCCAACTCCTTAAACACAAATTTGCTTTCCCTCTTTCATTTCGTGGAAGTATATATTTCGCTCAGTTACTCACTTTTAATCTCCACCCACAGCTCTCAGACATCCACTAAACAGCAAATCCTTTTCCTCAGCTTGTTTGAGTTCTTCAGATTttaacctcttttttttaaacaacaaaactcCTTCACTCTCCCCAATCCTTCTTCCAAATggttgcctctctctctctctctctctctctctctctctctctctctctctctctctgtctttctttctctctttctctcagttaCTACCCCGACTGTTCTCCACTGTCGTTGCCTGGATTTtgtccttcccctcttcctcctcctcctcctcctcttcctcctgtgcTGCTTGGATCTGCTTGACCGTCTCCCTCACGCTGGAAAGCTTGTCTGATTGGTCGGTGGTGGCTGTCTCGTGGTGATCTAAGGAAACAAAAACTCATGTTAAAAAGCAGCAGGGAATCAAGAATACACTTTAGGCTATTTATAAACTTAAGTATCATATGGAGTGTCTTTGGTAGTAAAAACAGACTGACTGCACTTAGTTTGTTTCTGGTCGTCTATTATCAATTTAGGAAAGGGCAAGTATTTTAAAAGGAGGACTGAACTGTAAAGAAATGTGTAGCAGTGTCTTAAATTCTTACTTTTTTACACTTTCATGCACCTTTTCTAAGCTGCAGACCCACTGCCCAATTACAAAAAACATTGGATGAGACAAGAAGGAGACtatttgttctttgtctttacAGTTGTCAGTCACTAGGATTTCATCAGATGTCAATCATGTCATGAACAGCTACCTAATTAGATAATTTTTTATCTTCTGTCCGTCACAGCCCGCCAAGCCCTAATTGTGTTGCTCAACCTGAAACAACAGATGAGCTGTAATCAAATGACCCAATTAGGATCTATCAACATCCTGTTTGggtactttgttttttttactaggATCCCACAAAGGGATTTATTGACGGAGCCTGTCATCTGGGCTGACAGAGCAATAATTCTCAAAGAAAGGACACTGTTCTCAAGTGATATAATAGAGATTAAAACCCATAATTGTGCTGCATAAAATCAAAAACATATACTAAGGTGGTGTATatgcaaaaaatatatttgctaAAAAAATCTAGTTTTTCTGGGTGCAGCTCCTAACTCTCTGGTGCATATCAAATAATAGAAGACGGGCTGAAATGGAGGAGAATACAGAGCAGGATCAGAGCTCTCTGTGCACAGacagctctgctctctgtccttATTAATCCTGTCTGGCCTCTGTGACTGGTATAGATGTCGGTGCTAGGCCTTTAGACAGCTTCAGCGTACCCTCTGACAGATTTGGGGCGAGAGGCAGAGGGCTAATATGACACTGGGTCTGTCTCTCAATGCACAGAGCTTCACCTGTCCTGTTGGTCGGCCCCGCAGAGGAGCTTACGTTACCCTTCCTCTGAGAACAGCGGCGTTATTCTACTTGGACCAAATGTTTTTCAGAGCAGGTTCAAGTGAGTAAAAGTTTAGGCCAAGAACAAAACCACCAACCGGTCATACTGTGGTTTATTCTTGCCAATGTACTCCTGTCTGCCCTTGTTTCTTCCATCTTTGTCATCTTGTATTATGTGAAATTCTttgaaattaatttgtttttcatcatttttaacatGCAAACTTAATAAGGTCAAAAGGTTTCTTCTACTAATTGCCAGGTGATAGCCAGAGTGTTATGCAATGCCTGTCACTAAGGAAAACTCAATCTTAGTACAGTGAACTGAAGTTTGACAGAAGAAGGAAGTtgtttttctcacagtttaaGGAGTAATTGCAACGGTGGCTTCTTATAATGGAGAGATATTTACCCTGAAATCTCAAACTCCATACAGACAACACCAGAAtaaatatttagaaatatatatataataataacctGACAGAAAAATATACCCTGAGATATATCATCAGCTTGTGATTAATGCCTTATATTGTGCTAAAACTAATTTCCTTTATCTTGGATATCTAATATGTGGTGGATATTTGTTTTGGTACAAAATCagattattcatgtttttgacAGTTGAAATTCAGTGTCTCCTATTAAACGTTATCATTAATGTGCTGTAGATTTCTCCACGTGGTGCCATATTATAGATCTCAGGCCAATGATCTAAAGAGATAAGAACAATATACACCACTAGAACTACAACAATTAGTTTattaaatgattagttgattggcagctgttttgataattgattaatcatttcaatcatttcttgaagaaaaaaagcaaaatatttggtaattatcctttttttcttttcatatatGACACTTaattaaatatctcaacattgTAGACTGTTATTCAAGACAGACCAAGCAATTTGAATCTATGTGATCTGGTTAAAATAATTAGTTGcagtttttcatttgaaaaataatcacaacaacaacaacaacaacaacggtGTTATCCTTGCTGCCGCTGTGTGTCACGTTGTCACTGACAGTATGTTACAGTCCCAGCCGGTCGACAGAGAACCTCCCTCTCACCAGCAGCTTTGGTGGGAGATGtgtcctctccctcctctccctgccTGTagtcctcatcctcctccccttcACAAGGGTCTTCCAAAGGAGGGTAGACACCTAGGTTCTGCATGTGTGCTTCAGCCATCTTCtgcacagctacacacacacacacaaacaaacacaaacacgcacacgcacaggTAGACACAGCACGCACGGGGAGAtagccacacaaacacacggaCATAGACACAGGGATAGAGGGAGATGTTGTTGTGGTTTTACCACGCTTCAAAACTGTCAGTTTTTATCAAGCCTCACGGGGGTTTTTGAATACATGCCAGGCAGGCAGGAAGCCAATTAAACACATGCACTGATAGATAGACAGGCAAGCCAGCAACTGCAAAATGGTATCccacactgatttttttttttaatacagtagAGGCCTCGCTGTTGTTTTCTGTCCCTTCTCTCACCCTGTTCTCCCATCTGTTTGTTTGTACCCTCGACTTTCCTCGGCTGCCTGTTCTCCTCAGTGCTCTCGGCTGGCAATGCTGACTCACacgcttctctctctctctctctttctctctctctctacacccTCTCTCCC encodes:
- the ppp1r1b gene encoding protein phosphatase 1 regulatory subunit 1B isoform X2, translating into MEPSVTTEVEGEPKERKKIQFAVPSAAPTNLDPRQVEMIRRRRPTPATLFRVADQSSPDDDQSTHQWVVGENGVLKPKRVNPNVYQPPSLKAVQKMAEAHMQNLGVYPPLEDPCEGEEDEDYRQGEEGEDTSPTKAADHHETATTDQSDKLSSVRETVKQIQAAQEEEEEEEEEEGKDKIQATTVENSRGSN
- the ppp1r1b gene encoding protein phosphatase 1 regulatory subunit 1B isoform X1 → MEPSVTTEVEGEPKERKKIQFAVPSAAPTNLDPRQVEMIRRRRPTPATLFRVADQSSPDDDQSTHQVKWVVGENGVLKPKRVNPNVYQPPSLKAVQKMAEAHMQNLGVYPPLEDPCEGEEDEDYRQGEEGEDTSPTKAADHHETATTDQSDKLSSVRETVKQIQAAQEEEEEEEEEEGKDKIQATTVENSRGSN